The Triticum aestivum cultivar Chinese Spring chromosome 3A, IWGSC CS RefSeq v2.1, whole genome shotgun sequence genome includes a region encoding these proteins:
- the LOC123060344 gene encoding ectonucleotide pyrophosphatase/phosphodiesterase family member 1 isoform X2, with protein sequence MATTESDRHDSAPPTTNPQSHSELELPPMAAPPISGHPHSPGDSPLPTDALLAHPQAPSAPAPQPPAASRFLIILTAALAVSTSYLLLLRPPFSAVSAAAASTASFARPLSRLPKPVVLLVSSDGFRFGYHHKAPTPHIRRLIANGTSAAEGLIPVFPTLTFPNHYSIVTGLHPSSHGIINNFFPDPVSGDEFNMGSHQPKWWLGEPLWVTAADQGVRASTFFWPGSEVKKGSWDCPDKYCRHYNGSVPFEDRVDAVLGYFDLPADEMPQFLTLYFEDPDHQGHQVGPDDPAITDAVTHIDEMIGRLIAGLEARGVFEDVNIILVGDHGMVGTCDQKLLFLEELAPWIEVKADWVLSRTPLLAIRPPDGVSPAEVVAKMNEGLSSGKVKNGQYLKMYLKEDLPSRLHYSESYRIPPIIGLVAEGYKVEMEVSKKNECGGAHGYDNAFFSMRTIFIAHGPRFEEGKIVPSFLNVEIYNVIASILSLKPAPNNGSSSFPGTVLLPSE encoded by the exons ATGGCGACTACAGAGTCAGATCGACACGATTCCGCCCCACCTACCACAAACCCCCAAAGCCACAGTGAGCTCGAGCTTCCCCCAATGGCAGCCCcgcccatctccggccacccccatTCCCCCGGCGACTCGCCGCTCCCCACCGACGCCCTCCTCGCGCACCCCCAAGCCCCCTCCGCCCCCGCGCCCCAGCCCCCCGCCGCCTCCCGCTTCCtcatcatcctcaccgccgccctcgccgtctCCACC tcctacctcctcctcctccgcccgcccTTCTCCgccgtgtccgccgccgccgcctccaccgcgtcCTTCGCGCGGCCGCTGTCCAGGCTCCCGAAGCCGGTGGTCCTCCTCGTATCCTCCGACGGCTTCCGCTTCGGCTACCACCACAAGGCCCCCACCCCGCACATCCGCCGCCTCATCGCCAATGGCACCTCCGCCGCCGAGGGCCTCATCCCCGTCTTCCCCACCCTCACATTCCCCAACCACTACTCCATCGTCACCGGCCTCCACCCTTCCTCCCACGGCATCATCAACAACTTCTTCCCCGACCCCGTCTCGGGGGACGAATTCAACATGGGCTCCCACCAGCCCAAGTGGTGGCTCGGGGAGCCCCTCTGGGTCACCGCCGCCGACCAGGGGGTCCGGGCCTCCACCTTCTTCTGGCCGGGCTCGGAGGTGAAGAAGGGCTCCTGGGACTGCCCCGACAAGTATTGCCGCCACTATAATGGCTCTGTGCCATTTGAGGACAGGGTTGACGCCGTCCTTGGTTACTTTGATCTCCCGGCTGATGAAATGCCGCAGTTTCTGACACTGTACTTTGAGGATCCAGATCACCAGGGCCACCAGGTCGGTCCTGATGACCCAGCCATCACTGATGCTGTGACGCATATTGACGAGATGATCGGGAGGCTCATTGCTGGTTTGGAAGCTAGGGGGGTGTTCGAGGATGTGAACATTATATTGGTTGGGGATCATGGGATGGTTGGGACCTGCGACCAGAAGCTACTGTTTCTCGAGGAATTGGCTCCATGGATTGAGGTGAAGGCTGATTGGGTTCTGTCGAGGACACCATTGCTGGCAATCAGGCCGCCAGATGGTGTATCCCCGGCAGAGGTCGTGGCCAAGATGAATGAAGGGCTGAGCTCTGGGAAGGTGAAGAATGGGCAGTATCTGAAGATGTACTTGAAGGAGGATTTGCCTTCTCGCCTGCATTACTCGGAAAGCTATAGGATACCACCAATTATTGGGCTGGTAGCTGAAGGTTATAAGGTGGAGATGGAAGTATCAAAGAAAAATGAGTGTGGAGGGGCGCATGGGTATGACAATGCCTTCTTCTCAATGAGGACCATATTCATCGCACACGGGCCTCGTTTCGAAGAGGGTAAAATTGTGCCCTCCTTTCTGAATGTGGAGATATACAATGTCATTGCTTCCATTCTCAGTTTGAAGCCAGCTCCAAACAATGGCTCCAGTTCTTTCCCTGGAACAGTTCTTTTGCCGAGTGAATGA
- the LOC123060344 gene encoding ectonucleotide pyrophosphatase/phosphodiesterase family member 1 isoform X1, translating to MATTESDRHDSAPPTTNPQSHSELELPPMAAPPISGHPHSPGDSPLPTDALLAHPQAPSAPAPQPPAASRFLIILTAALAVSTSYLLLLRPPFSAVSAAAASTASFARPLSRLPKPVVLLVSSDGFRFGYHHKAPTPHIRRLIANGTSAAEGLIPVFPTLTFPNHYSIVTGLHPSSHGIINNFFPDPVSGDEFNMGSHQPKWWLGEPLWVTAADQGVRASTFFWPGSEVKKGSWDCPDKYCRHYNGSVPFEDRVDAVLGYFDLPADEMPQFLTLYFEDPDHQGHQVGPDDPAITDAVTHIDEMIGRLIAGLEARGVFEDVNIILVGDHGMVGTCDQKLLFLEELAPWIEVKADWVLSRTPLLAIRPPDGVSPAEVVAKMNEGLSSGKVKNGQYLKMYLKEDLPSRLHYSESYRIPPIIGLVAEGYKVEMEVSKKNECGGAHGYDNAFFSMRTIFIAHGPRFEEGKIVPSFLNVEIYNVIASILSLKPAPNNGSSSFPGTVLLPSE from the exons ATGGCGACTACAGAGTCAGATCGACACGATTCCGCCCCACCTACCACAAACCCCCAAAGCCACAGTGAGCTCGAGCTTCCCCCAATGGCAGCCCcgcccatctccggccacccccatTCCCCCGGCGACTCGCCGCTCCCCACCGACGCCCTCCTCGCGCACCCCCAAGCCCCCTCCGCCCCCGCGCCCCAGCCCCCCGCCGCCTCCCGCTTCCtcatcatcctcaccgccgccctcgccgt CTCCAcctcctacctcctcctcctccgcccgcccTTCTCCgccgtgtccgccgccgccgcctccaccgcgtcCTTCGCGCGGCCGCTGTCCAGGCTCCCGAAGCCGGTGGTCCTCCTCGTATCCTCCGACGGCTTCCGCTTCGGCTACCACCACAAGGCCCCCACCCCGCACATCCGCCGCCTCATCGCCAATGGCACCTCCGCCGCCGAGGGCCTCATCCCCGTCTTCCCCACCCTCACATTCCCCAACCACTACTCCATCGTCACCGGCCTCCACCCTTCCTCCCACGGCATCATCAACAACTTCTTCCCCGACCCCGTCTCGGGGGACGAATTCAACATGGGCTCCCACCAGCCCAAGTGGTGGCTCGGGGAGCCCCTCTGGGTCACCGCCGCCGACCAGGGGGTCCGGGCCTCCACCTTCTTCTGGCCGGGCTCGGAGGTGAAGAAGGGCTCCTGGGACTGCCCCGACAAGTATTGCCGCCACTATAATGGCTCTGTGCCATTTGAGGACAGGGTTGACGCCGTCCTTGGTTACTTTGATCTCCCGGCTGATGAAATGCCGCAGTTTCTGACACTGTACTTTGAGGATCCAGATCACCAGGGCCACCAGGTCGGTCCTGATGACCCAGCCATCACTGATGCTGTGACGCATATTGACGAGATGATCGGGAGGCTCATTGCTGGTTTGGAAGCTAGGGGGGTGTTCGAGGATGTGAACATTATATTGGTTGGGGATCATGGGATGGTTGGGACCTGCGACCAGAAGCTACTGTTTCTCGAGGAATTGGCTCCATGGATTGAGGTGAAGGCTGATTGGGTTCTGTCGAGGACACCATTGCTGGCAATCAGGCCGCCAGATGGTGTATCCCCGGCAGAGGTCGTGGCCAAGATGAATGAAGGGCTGAGCTCTGGGAAGGTGAAGAATGGGCAGTATCTGAAGATGTACTTGAAGGAGGATTTGCCTTCTCGCCTGCATTACTCGGAAAGCTATAGGATACCACCAATTATTGGGCTGGTAGCTGAAGGTTATAAGGTGGAGATGGAAGTATCAAAGAAAAATGAGTGTGGAGGGGCGCATGGGTATGACAATGCCTTCTTCTCAATGAGGACCATATTCATCGCACACGGGCCTCGTTTCGAAGAGGGTAAAATTGTGCCCTCCTTTCTGAATGTGGAGATATACAATGTCATTGCTTCCATTCTCAGTTTGAAGCCAGCTCCAAACAATGGCTCCAGTTCTTTCCCTGGAACAGTTCTTTTGCCGAGTGAATGA